In Pedobacter heparinus DSM 2366, the following are encoded in one genomic region:
- the pseG gene encoding UDP-2,4-diacetamido-2,4,6-trideoxy-beta-L-altropyranose hydrolase — MHKPRILFRADGNNKIGLGHIMRCIALSEMLSPNFNCVFLISKPSLELQSIIRTFGDLIELKSNTKIDELFEITPLLLSTDIVVTDGYDFNNVYLKYIKCRVHKLVVIDDLAKGEFIADLVINHGGEYIKDKYKTESYTRLLIGFDYLIVRKAFIQALTKNRVIDEIETVFICMGGADPFSVTTKVIKACIKSGFVKNIIVVIGNAYVNTNDLINLIENENEGINIKLERNLSAELMVDMISACQLSICPASSISLEVCCVKSGLLTGTVIDNQFAIHEQLIRKGCAMSIGDFNKATIEDIITALNEVNSVERINELIRCQKLATMRVHNEELLKEFMKLSL, encoded by the coding sequence ATGCATAAACCCAGAATTCTCTTTAGGGCTGATGGAAATAATAAAATTGGTTTAGGGCATATTATGAGATGCATTGCATTATCGGAGATGCTTAGTCCAAACTTTAATTGTGTTTTCTTAATTTCAAAACCGAGTTTAGAACTACAATCTATTATACGAACTTTTGGAGATCTGATTGAATTAAAATCCAATACTAAAATAGATGAGTTATTTGAAATAACCCCATTGTTACTGTCAACAGATATTGTTGTAACAGACGGATATGATTTTAACAATGTTTATCTTAAATATATTAAGTGCAGAGTTCATAAGCTGGTTGTGATCGATGATTTAGCAAAAGGTGAATTTATTGCAGATTTAGTAATTAATCATGGTGGAGAATACATAAAGGATAAGTACAAAACGGAATCATATACGAGGCTTCTAATTGGATTTGATTATCTTATTGTTAGAAAAGCTTTTATTCAAGCTTTGACCAAAAATAGAGTGATAGATGAGATAGAAACAGTTTTTATTTGTATGGGGGGCGCCGATCCTTTTTCTGTCACGACAAAAGTTATAAAGGCATGTATAAAATCTGGATTTGTTAAAAATATTATAGTTGTTATTGGAAATGCTTATGTTAATACAAATGACTTAATAAATTTGATCGAGAATGAAAATGAAGGCATTAATATAAAGTTAGAAAGAAATTTAAGTGCTGAACTTATGGTTGATATGATTAGTGCTTGCCAACTTTCTATTTGTCCTGCAAGTTCCATTTCTCTAGAGGTTTGTTGCGTTAAATCAGGATTATTAACTGGTACTGTAATTGATAATCAGTTTGCAATACACGAACAATTAATTCGTAAAGGCTGTGCAATGAGTATTGGGGATTTTAATAAAGCCACGATTGAAGATATTATTACCGCCCTTAATGAGGTAAATTCTGTTGAAAGGATAAATGAGCTAATTAGATGTCAAAAATTGGCTACAATGAGGGTACACAATGAAGAATTATTAAAGGAATTCATGAAATTAAGTTTATGA
- the pseC gene encoding UDP-4-amino-4,6-dideoxy-N-acetyl-beta-L-altrosamine transaminase translates to MNNNVVIPYGKQNITQEDIKKVIEALQSDYLTQGPRILQFEQEFAKYIGCEYAVAVSNGTAALHLCTLALGVKEGDKVITTPITFAASANCVRYCGGEVVFSDIDSETYLIDIEKIKSLLDASPKGTYKGIIPVDFAGRAVNLEELKKLAKEYDLWIIEDACHAPGGYFIDKNGIQQNCGNGNFADLAIFSFHPVKHIACGEGGMITTNNRALYEKLLVLRSHGITKQSDVFTNSIELAGGREEYPGWYMEMQTLGFNYRLTDFQAALGSSQLKRADQGLLKRRQIASKYYNSFIEKEYILGQSGVVEGHAYHLYIIEVENRLGLYNYLKDHNIYAQIHYIPCHLMPYYKEIGWKEGDMSNSEQYYRHCISLPMFPSLKDEEQDYVIAKIYEFFES, encoded by the coding sequence ATGAATAATAACGTGGTTATTCCATATGGAAAGCAGAATATTACTCAAGAAGATATTAAAAAGGTTATTGAGGCTTTGCAATCTGATTACCTTACCCAAGGGCCAAGGATTTTGCAGTTTGAGCAGGAATTTGCTAAGTACATAGGCTGTGAATATGCAGTTGCAGTGAGCAATGGTACGGCCGCTCTTCACCTGTGTACGTTGGCCTTAGGTGTAAAAGAAGGTGATAAAGTAATTACAACCCCTATTACTTTTGCTGCATCGGCAAACTGTGTGCGCTACTGTGGAGGGGAGGTCGTATTTTCCGATATTGACTCCGAAACTTATCTGATTGATATTGAGAAGATAAAATCGCTGCTTGACGCAAGCCCGAAAGGAACTTACAAAGGAATTATTCCTGTCGATTTTGCAGGTAGAGCAGTCAATTTGGAGGAGCTTAAGAAATTAGCGAAGGAGTATGATTTATGGATTATTGAAGATGCCTGTCATGCTCCTGGTGGTTACTTTATTGATAAAAATGGGATTCAGCAAAATTGTGGAAACGGTAATTTTGCTGATTTAGCTATTTTTTCATTTCATCCTGTAAAACACATTGCTTGTGGTGAAGGAGGTATGATTACAACTAATAATAGGGCGCTATACGAAAAATTACTTGTTTTACGTTCACATGGCATTACAAAACAGAGTGATGTATTTACCAATTCTATTGAATTGGCCGGTGGGAGGGAAGAATATCCAGGTTGGTATATGGAAATGCAAACTTTAGGCTTCAATTACCGTTTAACTGATTTTCAGGCTGCTTTAGGTTCCAGCCAATTAAAAAGAGCTGATCAAGGGCTTCTTAAAAGAAGGCAAATAGCCTCAAAATACTATAATTCATTTATTGAAAAAGAATATATTCTAGGACAATCAGGAGTAGTTGAAGGGCATGCCTATCATTTATATATTATTGAGGTTGAAAACAGGTTGGGCCTTTATAATTACTTAAAAGATCATAATATTTACGCTCAAATACACTATATCCCATGCCATTTAATGCCTTACTATAAGGAAATTGGATGGAAGGAAGGAGATATGTCAAATTCAGAACAATATTATAGGCACTGTATAAGTTTACCAATGTTTCCATCTTTAAAAGATGAAGAACAAGATTATGTGATCGCAAAAATATATGAGTTCTTTGAAAGTTAA
- the pseB gene encoding UDP-N-acetylglucosamine 4,6-dehydratase (inverting) translates to MLDLKNKSILITGGTGSLGKALTKEILSKYPEVRRLIIFSRDEQKQFQMAQEYPEKQYPQIRFFIGDVRDSQRLTRAFKGVDYVIHAAAMKHVPIAEYNPDECIKTNINGAQNVIHACFETNVQKVVALSTDKACAPINLYGATKLTSDKLFVAANNIKGNSPIIFSVVRYGNVMGSNGSVIPFFLNKRTEGKLPITDAEMTRFNISLQGGVDMVMHALGNAWGGEIFIPKIPSYKITDVATAIGPNCEQVLVGIRPGEKVHEEMITPSDSFYTYDLGKYYTILPATHHWSIEDFKSTFNAQLVKPGFAYNSGENTEWETVDTLRSLIKEHVDVSFNYNE, encoded by the coding sequence ATGTTGGATTTAAAGAATAAAAGTATTTTAATAACTGGAGGGACAGGTTCTCTGGGAAAAGCATTAACAAAAGAGATTTTGTCAAAATATCCTGAGGTAAGAAGACTTATCATTTTTTCTAGGGATGAGCAAAAGCAATTTCAGATGGCTCAGGAATATCCAGAAAAACAATATCCACAGATAAGATTCTTTATTGGAGACGTAAGAGATTCACAAAGATTGACCAGAGCTTTTAAAGGTGTAGATTACGTTATACATGCGGCTGCAATGAAACATGTCCCGATAGCTGAATATAATCCTGACGAGTGTATTAAGACAAATATAAATGGCGCACAAAACGTTATTCATGCTTGTTTTGAGACTAATGTGCAAAAGGTAGTTGCTTTGTCTACTGACAAGGCTTGTGCGCCAATCAATTTATATGGTGCAACAAAATTAACATCAGATAAACTTTTTGTCGCGGCAAATAATATAAAAGGGAATAGTCCGATTATCTTCTCGGTAGTGCGATATGGTAATGTAATGGGATCAAATGGATCTGTAATTCCATTTTTTTTAAATAAAAGAACAGAAGGAAAATTGCCTATTACCGATGCTGAAATGACACGCTTTAATATTTCACTGCAGGGCGGAGTAGATATGGTTATGCATGCACTGGGTAACGCTTGGGGTGGAGAGATATTTATCCCAAAGATACCATCTTATAAAATAACTGATGTTGCTACTGCTATTGGTCCAAATTGTGAACAGGTTCTGGTAGGAATCAGACCAGGGGAAAAGGTTCATGAAGAGATGATTACACCTTCTGATTCTTTTTACACCTATGATTTGGGGAAATATTATACGATTTTACCGGCAACTCACCATTGGAGCATTGAAGATTTCAAAAGTACTTTTAATGCTCAGCTGGTAAAGCCAGGTTTCGCTTACAATTCTGGTGAAAACACGGAATGGGAAACGGTAGATACATTGCGATCTTTAATTAAAGAACATGTTGACGTAAGTTTTAACTACAATGAATAA
- a CDS encoding Wzz/FepE/Etk N-terminal domain-containing protein yields the protein MAIERSRSEINRESDEISLNELTHQIGEWYRFFLKKWLVIIIFGFIGAALGLTYSLFKKPVYTASTNFVLENSESAGLGQYAGLASMVGIDIDSKGGIFQGDNLLELYKSRKMIQQTLLSIVDSNSKKLLIDYYIEFNKLKESWVEKPGLKEIHFSNSFNGTGKSYSKDVRLRDSILGVIVNDINTNYLTVGKLDKKSSIIKVDVKSKDEEFAKLLNDYIVKNVSEFYIQTKTKKALENVMILTKKTDSVRNVMNGAIYTAVAVADATPNLNPTRQVQRTVPTQRAQFSAESNKALLSSLVQNLEMAKLSLLKETPLIQVVDQPIYPLKVEAFGKLKGIIVGGFLGGFIIIIILIVSKLFGTQGS from the coding sequence ATGGCAATTGAGCGTTCGCGTAGCGAAATAAATAGAGAAAGTGATGAGATTTCTTTAAATGAACTTACTCATCAAATAGGTGAATGGTATAGGTTTTTCCTGAAAAAGTGGTTAGTTATCATTATTTTTGGATTTATTGGAGCTGCATTGGGATTAACATATTCTCTATTTAAAAAACCTGTTTATACTGCTTCTACAAATTTTGTTTTAGAAAATTCTGAAAGTGCTGGATTAGGACAATATGCCGGATTAGCCTCAATGGTTGGTATTGACATTGACAGTAAAGGTGGGATTTTTCAAGGGGATAATCTTTTAGAGCTGTATAAATCAAGAAAAATGATTCAGCAAACCTTACTTAGTATTGTGGATTCAAATTCTAAGAAACTGTTAATTGACTATTATATAGAATTCAATAAACTTAAGGAATCGTGGGTTGAAAAGCCGGGACTTAAAGAAATACACTTTTCCAACAGCTTTAACGGAACTGGGAAGTCGTATTCTAAAGATGTTCGTCTTCGTGATAGCATTTTGGGTGTAATAGTAAATGACATAAATACTAATTATTTGACAGTTGGAAAGCTTGATAAAAAATCAAGTATAATAAAAGTCGACGTCAAGTCAAAAGATGAAGAATTTGCCAAACTACTCAATGACTATATCGTTAAAAATGTAAGTGAGTTTTACATACAGACTAAAACTAAAAAGGCACTAGAAAATGTGATGATTTTAACCAAGAAAACTGACTCTGTTAGAAATGTAATGAATGGGGCAATATATACTGCTGTAGCTGTTGCTGATGCGACTCCAAATTTGAATCCAACGCGGCAGGTTCAACGCACAGTCCCAACGCAAAGAGCCCAGTTCTCTGCAGAATCAAATAAGGCGCTTCTAAGCTCTTTGGTGCAGAATCTTGAGATGGCAAAGTTATCCCTGCTTAAAGAGACACCGCTGATACAAGTAGTAGATCAGCCTATCTATCCTTTAAAGGTCGAGGCGTTTGGAAAATTAAAGGGAATAATTGTTGGTGGATTTTTAGGGGGATTTATTATTATAATAATATTAATTGTTAGTAAATTATTTGGAACTCAGGGTTCATAA
- a CDS encoding SLBB domain-containing protein produces MNFKRTITAILFIFSFLVCQQAFSQANYANVKVDELSDAQILQMIKRAESIGYTEAQLEQMAAAQGMKPEEAQKLKLRVEKLRKQGSAATQVDTKVVSTGRENSETTDGGAVDNEKKIKDEEIGPKIFGAELFRNGSITFEPNLRIATPKGYVIGPDDKLLIDLTGDNEASYNLQVSPEGIINLQYVGRIAVGGLTIDQATSKIRTAMGKTYPSLRSGRTNLAINLGNIRSIKVVLTGQVTKPGTYTLSSLATVYNALYASGGPSQNGSFRKIQLIRNNKVVSTIDVYDFLLRGIQQDNIRLQDQDVINIPVYDKRVEILGEVKNGALFEVVTGETLQDLIGFAGGFTTQAYTAKIKSFQNTDKERRIIDIAAVDFGTYAPKNGDKYVVEAILDRFQNRVEILGAVFRPGLYELGNGLTLKGLITKADGLTEDAFLNRGYINRLNADNTQSLISFDVAKVIAGTQEDVVLQREDKITISSLFDLRDEYKVTIQGEVRAGGTFDYADNMTLEDVIQMAGGFKENATAKRIEISRRIKNSDAKSVSAKTAQVFTVGVDQNLRVIDKKFVLKPFDVIAVRSSEGYQVQKQVKLEGEVLYPGLYTITQKNERISDLIKRAGGLTPTAYTEGASLKRPGAEKVNPGDKNAIDNKEEDDKKFLNLKRAQEAGVKDTIKAEVEQKLIQSDLVGIDLEKILRKPQSRYDLIVEDGDVIRVPRQLQTVKVTGEVLNPNSIVYLPGKSFQQYVNGAGGFTSSALKKGAYIKYANGSVEAGSKFLFFNNYPKVKPGAEILVPKKAERERMTAQGWIGLGTAVASLGAIIVSLLR; encoded by the coding sequence ATGAACTTTAAAAGAACGATAACTGCAATACTTTTTATATTTTCCTTTCTGGTCTGTCAACAGGCTTTTTCTCAAGCTAATTATGCCAATGTGAAGGTAGACGAATTGTCTGATGCGCAGATTTTGCAGATGATCAAAAGGGCTGAATCCATAGGGTATACCGAAGCGCAGCTGGAGCAGATGGCTGCAGCGCAGGGGATGAAACCTGAGGAGGCCCAGAAATTGAAATTAAGGGTTGAAAAATTACGTAAACAAGGATCTGCAGCTACACAGGTCGATACCAAGGTGGTTAGCACTGGTCGCGAAAACAGTGAAACTACTGATGGTGGGGCTGTTGACAATGAAAAAAAGATAAAGGATGAAGAGATTGGTCCTAAAATATTTGGGGCGGAGTTGTTCAGGAATGGGAGTATAACTTTTGAACCGAATCTGCGTATAGCTACACCTAAAGGTTATGTAATTGGGCCTGATGATAAGTTGTTGATCGATTTAACGGGCGATAATGAGGCCAGCTATAACTTGCAGGTTAGTCCTGAAGGGATAATTAATTTACAATATGTTGGTCGGATTGCAGTTGGAGGATTGACCATTGATCAGGCAACATCGAAGATTCGTACTGCAATGGGTAAAACTTACCCTTCCTTACGCTCTGGACGTACCAATCTGGCCATTAATTTAGGAAATATCAGAAGTATCAAAGTAGTATTGACTGGTCAGGTTACCAAGCCCGGCACTTATACATTGTCATCACTGGCTACAGTTTACAATGCATTATATGCTTCTGGTGGGCCTTCTCAAAATGGCTCCTTCCGTAAAATACAACTGATCCGCAACAATAAGGTAGTTTCTACTATTGATGTATATGATTTCTTATTACGTGGAATTCAGCAGGACAATATCCGTTTGCAAGATCAGGATGTGATCAATATACCTGTTTACGACAAGCGGGTTGAGATTCTGGGTGAAGTAAAAAATGGGGCCTTATTTGAAGTGGTTACAGGAGAAACTTTGCAGGATCTGATTGGCTTTGCTGGTGGTTTTACTACACAGGCTTATACAGCTAAGATCAAATCTTTCCAGAATACAGACAAGGAACGTCGTATAATAGATATTGCTGCTGTTGATTTTGGAACTTATGCGCCTAAAAATGGTGATAAATATGTGGTTGAAGCAATTTTGGATCGGTTCCAGAATAGAGTAGAGATTCTTGGAGCTGTTTTTCGCCCGGGATTGTATGAGTTGGGAAATGGACTTACTTTAAAAGGCTTGATCACTAAAGCTGACGGCTTAACCGAAGATGCATTCTTGAACAGGGGCTATATAAATCGCTTAAATGCAGACAATACGCAAAGCTTAATTTCTTTTGATGTAGCCAAAGTTATAGCAGGTACGCAGGAGGATGTAGTTTTACAAAGAGAAGATAAAATAACCATTTCTTCCTTATTTGATTTACGTGATGAATATAAAGTAACTATTCAGGGCGAGGTGCGCGCTGGAGGTACATTTGATTATGCAGATAACATGACGCTTGAGGATGTGATTCAGATGGCTGGTGGTTTTAAAGAAAACGCTACTGCTAAAAGAATCGAGATTTCACGTAGGATAAAAAATAGTGATGCAAAATCTGTTTCGGCTAAAACCGCACAGGTATTTACTGTTGGAGTTGATCAGAATTTGAGGGTAATAGACAAGAAATTTGTGTTAAAACCATTTGATGTGATTGCCGTTCGGAGTTCTGAAGGGTATCAAGTGCAAAAACAAGTTAAGTTGGAAGGGGAGGTGTTGTATCCTGGACTTTACACGATTACCCAGAAGAACGAACGGATCTCTGATCTGATCAAAAGAGCTGGAGGCTTGACTCCGACAGCTTATACTGAAGGGGCTTCTTTAAAGAGACCGGGAGCTGAAAAGGTGAATCCGGGAGATAAAAATGCGATTGATAATAAGGAGGAAGATGATAAAAAGTTTTTGAATTTAAAACGCGCGCAGGAAGCCGGTGTTAAGGATACAATTAAGGCAGAAGTGGAACAGAAGTTAATTCAATCAGATTTAGTTGGTATAGATCTGGAAAAGATTTTGAGAAAACCGCAATCCAGGTACGATTTAATTGTTGAAGATGGTGATGTCATCAGGGTGCCAAGACAATTGCAGACTGTAAAAGTTACAGGTGAAGTTTTAAATCCAAATAGTATAGTTTATTTGCCGGGAAAAAGTTTTCAGCAATATGTAAATGGGGCTGGAGGATTTACCTCAAGCGCTTTGAAAAAAGGAGCATATATTAAGTATGCAAATGGCTCTGTTGAAGCAGGAAGTAAGTTTTTGTTCTTTAATAATTATCCGAAGGTAAAACCTGGAGCAGAAATATTAGTACCTAAGAAGGCAGAAAGAGAAAGAATGACAGCTCAAGGATGGATTGGATTGGGAACAGCAGTTGCGTCACTTGGGGCTATTATCGTAAGTTTATTGAGATGA
- a CDS encoding helix-turn-helix domain-containing protein → MNTISKNIKRFRQKKGWSQREVAEQLNISIPAFSKIENGITDINLKRLGQIATLLEASIMDLMATDGENPQSKHSMHVNMLKIKLAKKEEEVIDLQRRVIELYEEVKKKNKGN, encoded by the coding sequence ATGAACACAATAAGTAAAAACATCAAACGTTTCCGACAAAAAAAAGGATGGAGCCAAAGAGAGGTTGCCGAACAGTTAAATATTTCCATTCCTGCTTTTTCTAAAATTGAGAATGGCATTACGGATATCAATTTGAAAAGGCTAGGGCAAATTGCGACCCTGCTGGAAGCATCCATTATGGATTTAATGGCTACCGATGGAGAAAACCCGCAATCAAAGCACTCTATGCATGTGAATATGCTTAAAATCAAACTGGCTAAAAAAGAGGAAGAAGTAATTGATCTTCAAAGAAGGGTTATTGAACTTTATGAGGAAGTAAAAAAGAAAAATAAAGGGAATTGA
- a CDS encoding nucleotide sugar dehydrogenase produces MFACMSAANKPHIAIIGLGYVGLPLAIEFAKQYQVLGFDIDEERIKDLTANIDRTKEADLNALQNVLGKGLTLSSNQSLLEDCNVYIVTVPTPIDQFKAPDLKPLLSASKMLAKYLLKGDVVIYESTVYPGCTEEDCVPILEKHSGLKYNSDFYCGYSPERINPGDKVNTLTKIIKVTSGSTPEVADWIDGLYASIITAGTHKAPSIKVAEASKAIENAQRDVNISFVNELALIFDKLDIDTADVIAAAGTKWNFLKYKPGLVGGHCIGVDPYYLAHKSNALGYTPQVILSGRRVNENMGIFVASKVVKMMIAKGSAVKGEKALILGFAFKENCPDIRNTRVIDIYTELQQFGMEVDVYDPWANADEVAQEYNITLSPDLANQEYKAIIIAVAHNEFLSIDYQKYKQAGAIIFDTKSFIDRKFADARL; encoded by the coding sequence ATGTTTGCCTGCATGTCAGCAGCAAATAAGCCACATATTGCAATTATCGGATTAGGCTATGTAGGGCTACCCCTGGCCATTGAATTTGCCAAACAGTACCAGGTATTGGGCTTTGATATTGATGAAGAAAGAATAAAAGACCTTACTGCAAACATAGACCGCACCAAAGAGGCAGACCTGAACGCACTACAAAATGTACTTGGTAAAGGTCTTACCCTATCCTCCAATCAATCCTTATTAGAAGACTGCAATGTTTACATCGTAACGGTACCTACCCCTATTGATCAGTTTAAGGCGCCCGACTTAAAACCCTTGCTTAGTGCTTCTAAAATGCTGGCAAAGTACCTGTTAAAAGGAGATGTGGTCATTTATGAATCTACCGTTTACCCGGGCTGTACCGAAGAGGATTGCGTACCCATCCTGGAAAAACACTCCGGTTTAAAATACAATAGCGATTTTTATTGCGGCTATTCCCCGGAAAGGATCAACCCTGGCGACAAAGTAAACACGCTTACCAAAATCATCAAGGTTACTTCTGGTTCTACTCCCGAAGTGGCCGACTGGATTGACGGACTATACGCCAGCATCATTACCGCAGGTACCCACAAAGCCCCAAGCATAAAAGTTGCTGAGGCCTCAAAAGCCATAGAAAATGCCCAGCGGGATGTAAATATCTCCTTTGTGAACGAACTGGCACTTATATTCGATAAGCTGGATATTGATACTGCAGACGTGATTGCAGCTGCAGGAACAAAATGGAATTTCCTGAAATATAAGCCTGGCCTGGTGGGTGGGCACTGCATTGGGGTCGATCCCTATTACCTGGCACATAAATCCAATGCACTTGGTTACACCCCTCAGGTCATCCTGTCGGGCAGAAGGGTGAACGAAAACATGGGTATTTTTGTGGCCAGTAAGGTGGTTAAAATGATGATTGCCAAAGGATCTGCTGTAAAAGGAGAAAAAGCCCTCATTCTGGGTTTCGCATTTAAAGAAAACTGTCCGGACATCAGGAACACCAGGGTTATCGATATTTATACAGAGTTGCAGCAATTTGGTATGGAAGTAGATGTTTATGATCCATGGGCAAATGCAGATGAAGTAGCGCAGGAATATAACATTACATTAAGCCCAGACCTGGCAAACCAGGAATATAAAGCAATCATCATTGCCGTTGCCCATAATGAGTTTTTGAGCATCGATTACCAGAAATACAAACAAGCGGGCGCAATCATTTTTGATACCAAATCATTTATCGACCGCAAGTTTGCAGATGCAAGATTGTAA
- a CDS encoding DUF6266 family protein — MAKLKKGIFGPLSGKLGAIVGATWMGIPYIRQAPKQKTDPAPRSAARLANEEKMKFVNNLLVPFHPYVNIGFANLAIAKTALNAAYSRNFHQAVTGVYPNLGVDYTKMVISAGDLPGLNDPVMALTAPDVMVTSTRAAVCWCCLA; from the coding sequence ATGGCAAAATTAAAGAAAGGGATTTTCGGCCCTTTATCCGGAAAACTGGGCGCAATAGTAGGGGCCACCTGGATGGGGATCCCCTACATCCGTCAGGCACCCAAACAAAAAACTGATCCTGCCCCGCGGTCGGCCGCCAGGCTTGCCAATGAGGAAAAGATGAAGTTTGTAAACAACCTGCTGGTGCCCTTCCATCCTTATGTAAATATCGGCTTTGCCAACCTTGCCATTGCCAAAACGGCTTTAAATGCAGCTTATTCGCGCAATTTTCATCAGGCTGTAACCGGTGTGTATCCCAATTTGGGGGTAGATTATACCAAAATGGTGATCAGTGCCGGGGATTTGCCGGGCTTAAATGATCCGGTGATGGCCTTAACGGCCCCCGATGTGATGGTTACATCGACCAGAGCAGCTGTTTGCTGGTGCTGTTTAGCATGA